Genomic window (Cololabis saira isolate AMF1-May2022 chromosome 10, fColSai1.1, whole genome shotgun sequence):
GAGTGGAGCACAACAAATTAGAGTCCAAGAggatactttctttttttaagcaatAAAGATCAAAACAGAAATATGTTGTTGGGTCGATGTTGTAACGCGTGACCCAAGCATTGGAGTGTCCTCACCTTAAATCAACTCTCCTCATGGGACTGCCGTGGCGACCGGGTATGTTCTCACTTGCACTGCGTTCCCTCCGCGATCGAGCATGAAAGTTGGCCTGTTATAGATCCAGTCATTTTAATTAGTGACACATTACAGGATACAAGAAAACATGTTAAAGCTATAATACGCCACAGTTGAGTGTTACTAGTTGTAGGTGCAACATTAAAACTTTACCTCCTGGCTTAAAAAGTGAGCCGGAGTGGGAGAGTGCACTTGTGCTTGTGTAGAATATATCCAATCTTTTCCCTACAGAGTCTACAGAACGATAAAATCACTATGTGCTTTTATTTACCTCCACCTGTGCCACATGTTATAAGGGAAGGTCAAAGGTAGTCAGCATGCACATACCAATGACAAGGTGGCTGCGGCTGGTCAGATGCTCTACAAACTGTCCTTTTTAATCACTTTTTGTACACAATTTTGTAGTTAAAATGACCTCAGTGTGAATGTCTCGACCCAATCCAAACTACCACATAAATGGAATGACACGTGAGACTCTTGTTAGAATTTTAGATCAGCAATTTATTTTGGCGTAGAAAATAAGGACATTTCTAATGAGAGAAAAGGCAGGGAATAAAAAGATGTATTCCTTTACTTACCACCAGGCTGGGATTACTCTGCGAGTTTGCAGCGTGGTCCATTTCAAGAGAGTCCAGCGGCTGTTCTGAGAGCGTGAGGACATGGGGGGGGGCCTTCATGCTCAGCAGGTCCAGAGGCGGGATTGACTGAATGAGATCCAAGTCTCTTGGACGGGTAAATAATGGCTCCCCATCATCGCCTGCAGACAAAACAGGACAAGAGGGAGCATGAGGTCACAATAGAAAAGTTCATAAAAATGTCAGTGTGCTGACCTTAGAACACTTGCCAGTTCACTTTTACAATGGTGCCATCGTGTTAGCACCATggactcattttatttataatcaaGTATTCTGTAATGTTATATAATTATACCAGTGCATTTATGCATCTTATGTTGCATAGTAACAGAGGTGCAAACAGAATATCTCACCCGCAACAACAATCCTTTCAGGGACCTGCATTAGAGCTGTGTGAGGTGGTAGGGGTTCCTGAAGTTGAATGGGCCCCCTTTCTCCATCTGGGCCCACTTTAAGGGTCTCGGGTATTCGCATGCGCTGGCTAATGCCCTCCGTATACTCCAGGTCATAATGGATGCGGTTCATATCATCCACCTCCCCAGAGGAGGAGAAAGTTGGCCCACTCATCCAGCCTTCGATCACATCCAAtggaaataaagagaaaaataaacaatgaCATTATTAGAAGTAGacatctcttatttatttaagtcTGAGACAACGGTGTTCTCTACGAGTGGGGAAGTGGTTCAATCAAATGATCCAACAGTTTTGTTCTACTATGCTTGCATTTTACATTATCTATTTATATCTGCTCTACTAATGCGTGCACTACTTTTACTACTTCAGACAGAAATACACCCTTCATGTGTGTgcatgatgtgtgtgtgtgtgtatatactgtatatatacacacacacacacacacacacacacaaacaggactgtctcagaaaattagaatattgtgataaagccctttattttctgtaatgcaaaaatgtcatacattctggattcattacaaatcaactgaaatattgcaagccttttattattttaatattgctgatcatggcttacagcttaagaaaactcaaatatcctatctcaaaaaattggaatattctgggaatcttaatcttaaactgtaagccataatcagcaatattaaaataataaaaggcttgcaatatttcagttgatttgtaatgaatccagaatgtatgacatttttgtttttgtaattgcattacagaaaataaagaactttatcacaatattcaaattttctgagacagtcctgtacatatatatatatatatatatatatatatatatatatatatatatatatacatacatacacacacacacacacacacacacacacacacacacacacacacacatatataccggtatatacatacatacatacattatacaGTATACATAGAAAAGGAGCTTAACAGCGTGCAAGAAACAGCTTTCATTGTACTGCCTGGTTTTACATAACACTAACATGTAAAGCAGCTTCAATGTCACTCACAGACATCCCTCGCCAGCCGCCATGATTAGCCTGTGTAGTCCACATGTAGTGACCAGCTGATTTACAGTATAAACTCTGCTGACCGGCTTC
Coding sequences:
- the LOC133452885 gene encoding mitochondrial fission factor homolog A-like, which gives rise to MSGPTFSSSGEVDDMNRIHYDLEYTEGISQRMRIPETLKVGPDGERGPIQLQEPLPPHTALMQVPERIVVAGDDGEPLFTRPRDLDLIQSIPPLDLLSMKAPPHVLTLSEQPLDSLEMDHAANSQSNPSLVANFHARSRRERSASENIPGRHGSPMRRVDLSVSPSPTAPPLRLCPPLTSPEDANITLFTTTGFISYVQSTTRRAYQQILEVLDDSHRRSHLDLALDVNPDESGLVDASSLRRQIVKLNRRLQLLEEENKERSKREMILYSATVAFWLINTWIWLRR